In the genome of Magnolia sinica isolate HGM2019 chromosome 2, MsV1, whole genome shotgun sequence, one region contains:
- the LOC131238012 gene encoding phenolic glucoside malonyltransferase 2-like — translation MAEHHHVKVLDLCRVSPPPGSVPETTLPLTFFDVLWLLMPPVQRLFFYQFPQNPDNTITTTHFINTLLPKLKHSLSLSLRLFFPLAGNLTLSPINGEQEIRYVDGGSVSLTVAESDADFHRLAANHPRDVLELLPLVPQLPVSDPQNQPLLALQITLFPDSGICIGTSISHVVADGSSSMHFMKSWASICQSGDESLLKSRPFYDRSVATYLDGLKRLHLEQMANFKLDQAVESLKPRATPVLATFVMCRADIETLRRQVLALRSDAGQKPLHCSSFVLTCAYVWVCLLRTFGDDDRDKNVHFSFPVDCRARLVPPIPATYFGNCISGCMCNAKGSDLLTEDGLGLASEVIGRAIQALNDGVLNGAETFVPTSISIVASGERVGSVAGSPKLRVYDTDFGWGKPVKVEVLSIQETSAISLAESRDGEGGIEIGVVLPKCEMDRFASLFEKGLKKNP, via the coding sequence atggcAGAACACCACCACGTCAAGGTGCTGGACCTTTGTCGGGTCTCTCCCCCACCCGGATCTGTCCCCGAAACCACTCTCCCTCTCACCTTCTTCGACGTCCTCTGGTTACTAATGCCTCCGGTCCAACGCCTCTTCTTCTACCAATTCCCACAAAACCCTGATAACACCATCACCACAACCCACTTCATAAACACTCTCCTTCCCAAACTCAaacactccctctccctctccctccgtCTCTTCTTCCCTCTCGCCGGCAATCTCACCCTCTCTCCCATCAACGGCGAGCAAGAAATCCGCTATGTCGACGGCGGCTCAGTCTCACTGACCGTCGCTGAGTCGGACGCAGACTTCCACCGACTCGCAGCAAACCACCCAAGAGATGTATTGGAATTACTTCCACTCGTTCCCCAGTTGCCCGTTTCCGACCCTCAAAACCAACCTCTGCTAGCTTTGCAAATCACCTTATTTCCCGACTCTGGCATCTGTATCGGAACCAGCATAAGCCACGTGGTAGCAGATGGGAGCAGCTCCATGCACTTCATGAAATCGTGGGCTTCGATTTGTCAGTCCGGCGACGAATCATTACTCAAGTCACGGCCGTTCTACGACAGGTCCGTGGCCACATATCTCGACGGTCTCAAAAGACTTCACTTAGAACAGATGGCTAATTTCAAACTCGACCAGGCCGTAGAGAGCTTAAAGCCTCGAGCAACCCCAGTCCTAGCCACGTTTGTCATGTGTCGGGCAGACATCGAGACGCTAAGGCGACAGGTCTTGGCCCTACGGAGCGACGCCGGCCAGAAACCATTACACTGCTCATCGTTCGTGCTAACGTGCGCATACGTGTGGGTTTGCTTGCTCAGGACATTTGGGGATGATGACAGGGACAAAAACGTCCATTTCAGCTTTCCGGTGGACTGCCGGGCTCGGCTTGTACCGCCGATACCCGCTACGTATTTCGGGAACTGTATCAGTGGTTGTATGTGCAATGCGAAGGGGAGTGATTTGTTGACGGAAGACGGGTTGGGTCTCGCGTCGGAGGTCATCGGGAGAGCAATCCAAGCGTTGAATGACGGGGTCTTGAATGGCGCAGAGACTTTTGTACCGACATCTATTTCTATTGTAGCATCAGGGGAGCGTGTGGGATCCGTTGCTGGGTCGCCCAAGCTTCGGGTCTATGATACGGATTTCGGATGGGGAAAGCCTGTAAAGGTGGAAGTGTTGTCGATTCAAGAAACAAGTGCTATATCTCTTGCGGAGAGTAGAGATGGAGAGGGAGGGATCGAGATTGGGGTTGTCCTGCCCAAATGCGAAATGGACCGATTTGCTTCTCTGTTTGAGAAAGGTCTTAAAAAAAATCCATAG